The uncultured Desulfuromonas sp. genome contains the following window.
GTCTTGCCGAGGCCGCCGGCCGCCCACAGTGGGATCTGACCCTGGCGTCCCTGGGTGACGGCAGCGAGGTAGCAATCACGCAGCTTGCTGACAATCGGGTGACCGGTGTGGTCCAGAGAAACTTCGTGGGCCGCTGCGGTACCGCCGTCGATACCGTCGAGGAAGAAACCGCCGACGATATTGTAAGGGTCACGGACCAGGTTGTTGAATACCGAAACACTGGTCGCTGAGGCCGCTACCTTGATGGACACCGGAACGCGGAATTTGAATGCCGCGTTGAACGACAGGAACATTTTTTGGACACTCTCCTCGATGGAGTAGAGGCCCTGATGGTTTGGCGGGCTGAGCAGGTCGGCTTTGGGAACCCCGCGAATGGCCATGATGTGTTCAGCGACCTTCTGCGCCTGGAGCAAGCCACCGTCACCGGGCTTGGCGCCCTGGCCGATCTTGATCAGAACGCCGGCCGGATCTTCCACCATATGCGGCATGGCTTTGATGATCCGGTTCCAACCGAAGTGTCCGGACGCGACCTGCAGGATCAGGTATTTGAGGTATTTGCTTGTGAGCAGACGCATTGGAACGCCCCCCTCGCCGGAACACATCCGCACCGGCAGGCCACATTCCTCATTGAGGTAGGCAACAGCCATGGCCACGCCTTCCCACATCCGCCAGGACAGTGCACCGATGGACATGTCGCCGATAATGACCGGGTAGATCCAGTTGACCGGCGGCGTCTGGGCGTTGTTGACCAGCTTGCCGTTGCTGTCCAATGTCATGGACAGTTCTTCAGCCGGCAGAATGCGACCGAACGGTGCCAGCATGTCAAAGGTGTGACGCTGGGCATCGAGGCTCGGGTCGGTCATTTGCGAAATGCGGCCGACGCGCAGCTGGTCTAGAGTGCGGGTGCTGCCGGTCAGATTTTTACGACCGCCACGCTTGATCGAGTCGCCACCGCTGCAGCGGGTGACGATGGGATGACGCGTATCCGGGTTGCGCACTGGAGCAATGGCGTCGTTGGGGCACACCTTTTCGCAGATACCGCAGCCACGGCAGTAGTTTTTCAGCGAGTTGACCTGTTGGATCACCGGCACCGCGGAGAAGCGGGCACGCGGATCCGGCAGGTCGCCTTCGGAAAAGACCATGCGACGACGCTCGATTTTCGGCTCGATGGCGCGAAAAGAGCAGGCCGCAACGCAGGAGCCGCACAGGGTGCAGCGGCTGGCGTCGTAGCGAATCTTCCATGGCAGATCATTGGGGGTGATATCCTGTATTTTTACTGTTTCCATCGTGCAACCTCCAGCTCATCATTGATCACGACGATTTCGCGTTCGTTGGGGTAAATATCAGTCGACCATTCACGATCCGGCAGGATTTCGTTAATGCCGCATACTTCCGAAGCGATGGCGATGGTGTCCTCTGTTTGACCAAGAACAACCGGCCGCAGTTTTTTAGCGTCGCAGCAGGTGAACAGTGTGTTGTCCGGCAGCACGCCGATGATGGTGTTTGGTCCGTTAATCTCCAGGTGGGCCAGAGACTGACGGATGGAGCGCAGTTGGTCAGCATCGTCACGGCTCTGCAGTTCATCGAATGGCAGTGGCGTGATGACATGTTTGAAATACTGCAGCGGCCATTTTAGCTGGCGGTGGATATAGTGCAGGCTGTAGAGGAAGCACTGTGAATCTGATTCAAAGCCGATGTAGCCACGGTGCAGCTTGGCCTGTATTTCCTTGTTCTTTTGATAAAAGGTGTTCTCGCCGTTGGCCAGTCCGGTATATCCCTGGAGGAAAAACGGATGGGCCGCATAGCGCACGATATCGTAGTTGGTATTCTGACGGCATTGGGCGGTAATCACCTTGGCGGTGAAATTCTCGTCAGGCTGCCACAGGTTGAAAAAAGTGCCGATGTCGCGTGGGTCGCCGATCTCTTTCAGGGTAACGACATCCGGCCAGAACGAGTAAACAAAGCCCTGCTCGTCCGGCTCCAGTGCGGCGCGCATTTTCAGGCGCATGTCGAGCAGTAGCTCCTCTTTTTCCTCTTGGGTGGCGTGCTTGTAGCTTTTCGGGTAGCTGAAGGTCTCAAACACGTAGTTCGGCATCGCATTGATGTCGAGTTCTTCACTGGGAAAGGTGTCAGGCACCCATTGCAGAACGCGGCGAAAGCCAGCTCCGTGCAGGATGTTTTCCGCCAGATTTAAGCCCTCATCGGTGCAGGCCATAGACAGGGTGGGCAGATGCTTATACCCCTCAAAAATACCGCCCAGATCCTGCATGACCATGGCAAACCCTGAGTTGTCGTGCCCTTTTTGCTGAGATTGCATCAACTGCAGGGCTTTACTCGGGTGGGTATAGTTTTTACTTTTAATTGCTCCAATTCGACACATTGGCATTGTCCTCCAATCGAATGATTTCTTTGACCTTGGAACTTATAAGCAAGTGGCGTGCCTATTTTTTCGACGTGGGGCCAATACTTGTAACTGATTAAATAAGCAAAGGAATTGTGCTGTGTTAAGGTCAGATGTGGAGTGTGGTATGGGTAGGGGTGAGT
Protein-coding sequences here:
- a CDS encoding glutamate synthase-related protein; protein product: METVKIQDITPNDLPWKIRYDASRCTLCGSCVAACSFRAIEPKIERRRMVFSEGDLPDPRARFSAVPVIQQVNSLKNYCRGCGICEKVCPNDAIAPVRNPDTRHPIVTRCSGGDSIKRGGRKNLTGSTRTLDQLRVGRISQMTDPSLDAQRHTFDMLAPFGRILPAEELSMTLDSNGKLVNNAQTPPVNWIYPVIIGDMSIGALSWRMWEGVAMAVAYLNEECGLPVRMCSGEGGVPMRLLTSKYLKYLILQVASGHFGWNRIIKAMPHMVEDPAGVLIKIGQGAKPGDGGLLQAQKVAEHIMAIRGVPKADLLSPPNHQGLYSIEESVQKMFLSFNAAFKFRVPVSIKVAASATSVSVFNNLVRDPYNIVGGFFLDGIDGGTAAAHEVSLDHTGHPIVSKLRDCYLAAVTQGRQGQIPLWAAGGLGKTGDLAADAFKMMCLGANGVFSGKLILQMAGCVGNDLGRCNACNTGLCPAGITSQIPALAHRLDPEKVAENIVNYFLAMDQELKKLMAPIGNSSLPIGRSDALVAMDKAVADRLQIQYVC
- a CDS encoding glutamine amidotransferase family protein; the encoded protein is MCRIGAIKSKNYTHPSKALQLMQSQQKGHDNSGFAMVMQDLGGIFEGYKHLPTLSMACTDEGLNLAENILHGAGFRRVLQWVPDTFPSEELDINAMPNYVFETFSYPKSYKHATQEEKEELLLDMRLKMRAALEPDEQGFVYSFWPDVVTLKEIGDPRDIGTFFNLWQPDENFTAKVITAQCRQNTNYDIVRYAAHPFFLQGYTGLANGENTFYQKNKEIQAKLHRGYIGFESDSQCFLYSLHYIHRQLKWPLQYFKHVITPLPFDELQSRDDADQLRSIRQSLAHLEINGPNTIIGVLPDNTLFTCCDAKKLRPVVLGQTEDTIAIASEVCGINEILPDREWSTDIYPNEREIVVINDELEVARWKQ